In Paracoccus jeotgali, the following are encoded in one genomic region:
- a CDS encoding HIT domain-containing protein: MSFEYDDSNIFARILRGEIPNDTVAETEHTLAFRDIDPKAPSHVLVIPKGKYVTFDDFAANASEAEIVDFMRVTARIARDEGLSTGHGGNGFRAITNAGNDGVQEVPHFHLHILGGRVIGPMVVLRD; the protein is encoded by the coding sequence ATGAGCTTTGAGTATGACGACAGCAACATCTTTGCCCGCATCCTGCGCGGCGAGATCCCCAACGACACCGTGGCCGAGACCGAGCACACGCTGGCCTTTCGCGACATCGACCCCAAGGCGCCAAGCCATGTGCTGGTGATCCCCAAGGGCAAATACGTCACCTTCGACGATTTCGCCGCCAATGCGAGCGAGGCCGAGATCGTCGATTTCATGCGCGTCACCGCCCGCATAGCGCGGGACGAGGGGCTGTCGACCGGCCATGGCGGCAACGGCTTCCGGGCGATCACCAATGCCGGCAATGACGGCGTGCAAGAGGTGCCGCATTTCCACCTGCACATCCTGGGCGGGCGGGTGATCGGGCCGATGGTGGTGCTGCGCGACTGA
- a CDS encoding gamma-glutamylcyclotransferase: protein MWDPGFAPPERVVGTLWGWHRSFCLRSIQYRGTVHQPGLVLGLDAAEGAVCRGVALRVDDHHWPDVIAAVRARELTTEAYREARLPVDLSDGRRVEAITYVMIREHAHYAGGLCAQEQARIIAQAAGWRGPNRDYLFNTASHLAELGLPDPEMDALSDEVRKLCGQPP, encoded by the coding sequence ATGTGGGATCCGGGCTTTGCCCCGCCCGAACGGGTGGTCGGGACCTTGTGGGGCTGGCATCGCAGCTTCTGCCTGCGCTCGATCCAGTATCGCGGCACCGTGCATCAGCCGGGGCTGGTCCTGGGCCTCGACGCGGCCGAGGGCGCGGTCTGTCGCGGCGTCGCCTTGCGCGTCGACGACCACCACTGGCCCGACGTCATCGCCGCCGTCCGCGCAAGGGAACTGACCACCGAAGCCTATCGCGAGGCCCGCCTGCCGGTCGATCTGTCCGACGGTCGCCGGGTCGAGGCGATCACCTATGTCATGATCCGCGAGCACGCGCATTACGCGGGCGGGCTGTGCGCGCAGGAACAGGCCCGCATCATCGCGCAGGCGGCGGGCTGGCGCGGGCCGAACCGGGATTATTTGTTCAACACTGCCTCGCATCTGGCCGAGTTGGGCCTGCCCGATCCCGAAATGGACGCGCTGTCGGACGAGGTCCGCAAGCTGTGCGGCCAGCCACCCTAA
- a CDS encoding DUF2125 domain-containing protein yields the protein MKYLMIALAVLALLLGGAWFGGEALLAGALRDRLTADAPLAAQSVQPLRSAGRFGLRLGPIEMSDEGQTLTAPGLVVYTSLSAPDRLTVDLPESLRIEAPERTVDLGFGSGQVHAAVSPLRGMALREVGVAAQGMTVDGAPLFQTLQATATLSHMGGGAPAGSQASYALTLLLDGLHLRNVAETLRVEGPGQIWLDRLPDRSLAQQEGPPPALTGTQTPGLRITLGDDATARIIGRIEADSDGFASGQAALYTAHAQAFIDLAVQTGMIPPQSAVLVRTLLIGLSDTHAELTEASASEAAGTTVGTPAATPASPAILPRDPMPPPAEGEIRLLLTLSDGQMRLGPVPIGAAPRLRP from the coding sequence TTGAAATATCTGATGATCGCACTGGCCGTCCTTGCCCTGCTGCTGGGCGGCGCGTGGTTCGGGGGCGAGGCGCTGCTGGCCGGCGCCCTGCGCGACCGCCTGACCGCCGACGCGCCCCTTGCCGCGCAAAGCGTGCAGCCGCTGCGATCGGCCGGGCGGTTCGGGCTGCGGCTGGGGCCGATCGAGATGAGCGATGAGGGCCAGACCCTGACCGCGCCGGGGCTGGTGGTCTATACGTCGCTGTCAGCGCCGGACCGGCTGACCGTCGATCTGCCCGAAAGCCTGCGGATCGAGGCGCCAGAGCGGACCGTCGATCTGGGCTTTGGCAGCGGGCAGGTCCATGCCGCCGTCTCGCCCCTGCGCGGCATGGCGCTGCGCGAGGTGGGCGTGGCGGCCCAGGGTATGACCGTGGATGGCGCGCCGCTGTTCCAGACGCTGCAGGCGACCGCGACCCTGTCCCATATGGGCGGCGGCGCGCCGGCGGGGTCGCAGGCGAGCTATGCGCTGACGCTGCTGCTGGACGGGCTGCATCTGCGGAACGTGGCCGAGACGCTGCGGGTCGAGGGGCCGGGGCAGATCTGGCTCGACCGGCTGCCCGACCGGTCGCTGGCGCAGCAGGAGGGGCCGCCCCCGGCACTGACCGGCACGCAGACGCCGGGGCTGCGGATCACGTTGGGCGACGACGCGACGGCCCGGATCATCGGCCGGATCGAGGCCGACAGCGACGGTTTCGCCAGCGGTCAGGCGGCGCTTTATACCGCGCACGCGCAGGCGTTCATCGACCTTGCGGTCCAGACCGGGATGATCCCGCCGCAAAGCGCGGTGCTGGTGCGGACCCTGCTGATCGGGCTTTCGGATACCCATGCGGAACTGACGGAAGCCTCGGCCAGCGAGGCTGCCGGAACCACCGTCGGAACCCCCGCCGCGACCCCGGCATCACCGGCCATCCTGCCCCGCGACCCCATGCCGCCCCCGGCAGAGGGCGAGATCCGGCTGCTGCTGACGCTGTCCGACGGGCAGATGCGGCTTGGTCCCGTCCCCATCGGCGCGGCGCCGCGACTGCGGCCGTAA
- a CDS encoding response regulator transcription factor: MARVMVIEDEDNIAIALDFLLTRDGHDHSRMSTGAGAVEALRAARPDLVLLDVMLPEVSGYQIVQELRADPEMKDVRILLMTARGSVVERRKGLALGADGFIAKPFDLAELRAEMARVLDQGGS, encoded by the coding sequence ATGGCTCGTGTCATGGTGATCGAGGACGAGGACAATATCGCCATCGCGCTGGATTTCCTGCTGACCCGCGACGGGCATGACCATTCGCGCATGTCCACCGGCGCGGGCGCGGTCGAGGCGCTGCGCGCGGCGCGGCCCGATCTGGTGCTGCTGGATGTGATGCTGCCCGAGGTGTCGGGCTATCAGATCGTGCAGGAGTTGCGCGCCGACCCCGAGATGAAGGACGTCCGCATCCTGCTGATGACGGCGCGCGGTTCCGTAGTCGAGCGGCGCAAGGGGCTGGCGCTCGGCGCGGACGGTTTCATCGCCAAGCCCTTCGATCTGGCCGAATTGCGCGCAGAAATGGCGCGGGTTCTGGACCAGGGCGGGTCATGA
- a CDS encoding sulfotransferase family protein: MGFPGTWMTESESLVYRVVPKCACSTIGQIMFHSDHGRYYDGDIHDSREGLHKWAQDDSQPLIESAVRDRRGVTFTCVRNPYARILSSFFDKIAGIQRNGKRYRGNLVPQLAQRYGVEVGSPEDDFDFDQIRSFRRFLLFARDTIRWRRPMEPDIHWSAMSGHISTFIVNGGRYDQIFFTEKFNEGMQRVLDAAETPHRIDVSQVPRFNESEGHGPKRAHKVSEYFDDLSRHLIWEIYKKDFQLFRYDFDDPDNKLPKGEVDLDEVHAKLGR, encoded by the coding sequence ATGGGATTTCCGGGAACTTGGATGACGGAAAGCGAGAGCCTCGTCTATCGGGTGGTGCCGAAATGCGCCTGCTCGACGATCGGGCAGATCATGTTTCATTCGGATCACGGGCGCTATTACGACGGCGATATCCACGATTCGCGCGAAGGGCTGCACAAATGGGCGCAGGATGACAGCCAGCCGCTGATCGAATCGGCGGTGCGCGACCGGCGCGGCGTCACCTTTACTTGCGTGCGCAACCCTTACGCCCGCATCCTGTCGTCGTTTTTCGACAAGATCGCCGGCATCCAGCGCAACGGCAAACGCTATCGCGGCAATCTGGTGCCGCAGCTCGCGCAGCGCTACGGCGTCGAGGTCGGCAGCCCCGAGGATGATTTCGACTTTGACCAGATCCGCAGCTTTCGCCGCTTTCTGCTGTTCGCCCGCGACACCATCCGCTGGCGCCGCCCGATGGAGCCGGACATCCACTGGTCGGCCATGTCGGGCCATATCTCGACCTTCATCGTCAATGGCGGGCGCTACGACCAGATCTTCTTTACCGAGAAGTTCAACGAAGGCATGCAGCGGGTGCTGGACGCGGCCGAGACGCCGCACCGGATCGACGTGTCGCAGGTGCCGCGCTTCAACGAATCCGAAGGCCACGGCCCTAAGCGCGCCCACAAGGTCAGCGAGTATTTCGACGATCTGTCACGGCATCTGATCTGGGAGATCTATAAAAAGGATTTCCAGCTGTTCCGCTACGATTTCGACGACCCCGACAACAAGCTGCCCAAGGGCGAGGTCGATCTAGACGAGGTTCACGCCAAGCTGGGCCGCTAA
- the polA gene encoding DNA polymerase I, producing MSENAFGKGHHLHLIDGSAFIFRAYHALPPLTRKSDGLPIGAVAGFSNMLWKYAQDAKGSDAPTHVAVIFDHSAKTFRNEIYADYKANRPPLPEELVPQFPLTRDATRAFNIACIELEHYEADDIIATLACQARDAGGRVTIISSDKDLMQLVGGGVVMLDPIKGKEIGPDEVHDKFGVGPDRVVDIQALAGDSVDNVPGAPGIGIKTAALLINEYGDLENLLANAEQIKQPKRRQTLLDYADQIRVSKRLVQLDCETPLDFGLETLEIRDPEPDTLLDFLTRMEFRTLTNRVAEKFALEAPAIPDTPASPAGGAPVAAPDWPPIDHELYRRIGTMAELDEVIATIREAGAVAIDTETTGLNEMTADLVGISLCTGPGVACYIPMAHVAGGGDLFDSGARVEGQLDLEPVLAALKPVLEDDAILKVGQNIKYDWKMLARHGIRMKPLEDTMLMSYALGSELFNHGMDGLAERVLGHKCLSIKDLIGSGKSQITFDRVPLDKATPYAAEDAEVTWRLWQMLRPRLPGHAATTAYETLERPMIPVLADMEMAGIKLDPEHLSRMSNVFAQRMAGLEDEIHGLVGTRFNIGSPKQLGEILFDQMGLAGGKQGKTGAYSTSADVLEDLAAEGHELPARVLDWRQISKLKSTYTDALQTHVNPDTGRVHTCYAIAGAATGRLASTEPNLQNIPIRSDEGRRIREAFIAAPGHKLISLDYSQIELRVLAHVADIPALKQAFRDGIDIHAMTASQMFGVPVEGMDPMIRRQAKAINFGVIYGISGFGLARNLRIPRAEAQAFIDTYFQRFPEIRAYMDRTVANARRDGFVRTIFGRRIPTPGIDTKGPAAGGARRAAINAPIQGAAADIIRRAMIRMPQAIRDLPARMLLQVHDELVFEVREDACTPLIGAARKVMEGAAEPAVKLSVPIVVDAGTGDNWAEAH from the coding sequence ATGTCCGAAAACGCCTTTGGCAAGGGTCATCACCTGCATCTGATCGACGGCTCGGCCTTCATCTTCCGCGCCTATCACGCGCTGCCGCCGCTGACGCGGAAATCGGACGGGCTGCCTATCGGGGCGGTGGCGGGGTTTTCCAACATGCTGTGGAAATACGCGCAGGACGCCAAGGGCAGCGATGCGCCGACCCATGTGGCGGTGATCTTCGACCACTCGGCCAAGACCTTCCGCAACGAGATCTATGCCGACTACAAGGCCAACCGCCCGCCCCTGCCCGAAGAGCTGGTGCCGCAGTTCCCGCTGACCCGCGACGCCACCCGCGCCTTCAACATCGCCTGTATCGAGCTTGAGCATTACGAGGCCGACGACATCATCGCCACCCTCGCCTGTCAGGCCCGCGACGCGGGCGGGCGGGTCACGATCATCAGCTCCGACAAGGATCTGATGCAGCTTGTCGGCGGCGGCGTGGTGATGCTGGACCCGATCAAGGGCAAGGAGATCGGCCCCGACGAGGTGCATGACAAGTTCGGCGTCGGCCCCGACCGCGTCGTCGACATTCAGGCGCTGGCCGGCGACAGCGTCGACAACGTGCCCGGTGCGCCCGGCATCGGGATCAAGACGGCGGCGCTGCTGATCAACGAATATGGCGATCTGGAAAACCTGCTCGCCAATGCCGAGCAGATCAAGCAGCCCAAGCGGCGCCAGACCCTGCTGGACTATGCCGACCAGATCCGCGTGTCGAAACGGCTGGTGCAGCTTGATTGCGAGACGCCGCTGGATTTCGGCCTTGAGACGCTGGAAATCCGCGACCCCGAGCCCGACACGCTGCTGGATTTCCTGACCCGGATGGAGTTTCGGACCCTCACCAACCGCGTGGCCGAGAAATTCGCGCTCGAGGCGCCGGCCATTCCCGACACCCCGGCATCGCCTGCGGGCGGGGCGCCGGTGGCCGCGCCGGACTGGCCGCCGATCGACCACGAGCTTTATCGCCGGATCGGCACCATGGCCGAGCTGGACGAGGTCATCGCCACCATCCGCGAGGCGGGCGCCGTCGCCATCGACACCGAAACCACCGGGCTGAACGAGATGACCGCCGATCTCGTCGGCATCTCGCTGTGCACCGGGCCGGGCGTCGCCTGCTATATTCCCATGGCCCATGTCGCGGGCGGCGGCGATCTGTTCGACAGCGGCGCGCGGGTCGAGGGGCAGCTGGACCTTGAACCGGTGCTGGCGGCGCTCAAGCCGGTGCTGGAAGACGACGCGATCCTGAAGGTCGGGCAGAACATCAAATACGACTGGAAGATGCTGGCCCGCCACGGCATCCGCATGAAGCCGCTCGAGGACACGATGCTGATGTCCTATGCCCTGGGGTCCGAGCTGTTCAACCACGGCATGGACGGTCTGGCCGAGCGGGTGCTGGGCCATAAATGCCTGTCGATCAAGGATCTGATCGGCAGCGGCAAGTCGCAGATCACCTTTGACCGGGTGCCGCTGGACAAGGCCACGCCCTATGCCGCCGAGGATGCCGAGGTGACCTGGCGGCTGTGGCAGATGCTGCGTCCGCGCCTGCCCGGCCACGCCGCGACCACCGCCTACGAGACGCTGGAACGCCCGATGATCCCGGTGCTGGCCGATATGGAAATGGCCGGCATCAAGCTGGACCCGGAACACCTGTCGCGGATGTCCAACGTCTTCGCGCAGCGCATGGCCGGGCTCGAGGACGAGATCCACGGCCTTGTCGGCACACGCTTCAACATCGGCAGCCCCAAGCAGCTGGGCGAGATCCTGTTCGACCAGATGGGGCTGGCGGGCGGCAAGCAGGGCAAGACCGGCGCCTATTCGACCAGCGCCGACGTGCTGGAAGACCTTGCCGCCGAAGGCCACGAACTGCCGGCGCGGGTGCTGGACTGGCGCCAGATCTCGAAGCTGAAATCGACCTATACCGACGCGCTGCAGACCCATGTGAACCCCGATACCGGCCGCGTCCACACCTGCTATGCCATCGCCGGGGCGGCGACCGGTCGTCTGGCCTCGACCGAGCCGAACTTGCAGAACATCCCGATCCGCAGCGATGAGGGCCGCCGCATCCGCGAGGCGTTCATCGCCGCACCCGGCCACAAGCTGATCAGCCTCGATTACAGCCAGATCGAGCTGCGCGTGCTGGCCCATGTCGCCGACATCCCGGCGCTGAAACAGGCGTTTCGCGACGGCATCGACATTCACGCCATGACCGCCAGCCAGATGTTCGGCGTGCCCGTCGAAGGCATGGACCCGATGATCCGCCGTCAGGCCAAGGCGATCAATTTCGGCGTGATCTATGGCATCTCGGGTTTTGGGCTGGCGCGCAATCTGCGCATCCCGCGGGCCGAGGCGCAGGCCTTCATCGACACCTATTTCCAGCGTTTCCCGGAAATCCGTGCCTATATGGACCGCACCGTTGCCAACGCCCGGCGCGACGGCTTTGTGCGCACGATCTTCGGCCGCCGCATCCCGACGCCCGGCATCGACACCAAGGGTCCGGCCGCGGGCGGGGCGCGCCGCGCCGCGATCAACGCGCCGATCCAGGGGGCGGCGGCCGACATCATCCGCCGCGCCATGATCCGCATGCCGCAGGCGATCCGCGACCTGCCGGCGCGGATGCTGCTGCAGGTCCATGACGAGCTGGTCTTCGAGGTGCGCGAGGACGCCTGCACTCCGCTGATCGGCGCCGCCCGCAAGGTGATGGAGGGCGCCGCCGAACCCGCCGTCAAGCTGTCGGTCCCCATCGTCGTGGATGCCGGCACCGGCGACAACTGGGCCGAGGCGCACTGA
- a CDS encoding 3'-5' exonuclease, with the protein MRSWPLRLRVFLIFVGLTGGILAAIGAALWVLHDRLMGAEAPTEAVVTEAVVTDALALAGLIAGMATLGLCAMVWYLFDINMARPIETLAGGLLTGAPPDEDEGRYLADLAPAARAAAQARIAAQQELQAAVASHAEGMTHEKSMLENILSDIGAGAILTDSDGRVMFYNAAASQLLPGLGLDRPVSRFLRGDSLAAAQARIRAGAGASDISVTGTEGQRLTGRIRPLSEEFGGTILILRPARRELVPPRLAIQALRSHSAALTALLDQLSDPVAPRMIAALRAAGAGLKQAMRDLDAGLDPGAPRQRRVAAEELARGLNLPLGRVEPVTLAADGWQIGGLLVMLAQRLAGTGRSVTATITREQDGSPDEAMVTLVWQGAPLPMDMLDDWLKIAPDPDMPDLTGADILDAHATGMWSDADPDDAARARLVLPLRISAVARAARASVTYDFALSGHGAADLRPLSTLNCVVFDTETTGLSLSDRIVQIAGLRIAGGKLTGERFETLVNPGRAIPPSSTRIHGVTDEMVRDAPDMATALRQFHGFAEDAVLIAHNAPFDMGLLRAAEPESGLHFPNRVMDTVLLSAMIWGQGAVHSLDALCERLGIELPPDLRHTAMGDAAATAEAYLRMLPALKAKGITRFEDVLTQAQKYRRLLSDANLAAAHGN; encoded by the coding sequence ATGAGGAGCTGGCCGCTTCGACTGCGCGTGTTCCTGATCTTCGTCGGGCTGACCGGCGGGATTCTGGCCGCCATCGGGGCGGCGCTGTGGGTGCTGCATGACCGGCTGATGGGCGCCGAGGCCCCGACCGAGGCAGTGGTGACCGAGGCGGTGGTGACCGATGCGCTGGCGCTGGCCGGGCTGATCGCGGGCATGGCCACGCTGGGGCTGTGCGCGATGGTCTGGTATCTTTTCGACATCAATATGGCCCGCCCGATCGAGACCTTGGCCGGCGGGCTGCTGACCGGCGCCCCCCCGGACGAGGATGAGGGCCGCTATCTGGCCGATCTCGCCCCCGCCGCGCGGGCCGCCGCGCAGGCGCGGATCGCTGCGCAGCAGGAATTGCAGGCCGCCGTCGCCAGCCATGCCGAAGGTATGACGCATGAGAAATCCATGCTGGAAAACATCCTGTCGGATATCGGCGCGGGCGCGATCCTGACCGACAGCGACGGGCGGGTGATGTTCTATAACGCCGCCGCCTCGCAGCTTTTGCCGGGTCTGGGGCTGGACCGGCCGGTGTCGCGCTTTCTGCGCGGCGACAGTCTGGCGGCGGCGCAGGCGCGCATCCGGGCGGGGGCGGGGGCCAGCGACATCTCGGTCACCGGGACCGAGGGGCAGCGGCTGACCGGGCGTATCCGTCCGCTGTCCGAAGAGTTCGGCGGCACCATCCTGATCCTGCGCCCGGCGCGGCGTGAGCTGGTCCCGCCGCGTCTGGCCATTCAGGCGCTGCGCAGCCATTCGGCGGCGCTGACGGCGCTGCTCGATCAGCTGTCGGACCCGGTCGCGCCGCGCATGATCGCGGCGCTGCGGGCCGCGGGCGCGGGGCTGAAACAGGCGATGCGCGATCTGGACGCCGGCCTCGACCCCGGTGCTCCGCGTCAGCGCCGGGTCGCGGCCGAGGAACTGGCGCGCGGGCTGAACCTGCCGCTTGGCCGGGTCGAGCCGGTGACGCTGGCCGCCGATGGGTGGCAGATCGGCGGGCTGCTGGTGATGCTGGCGCAGCGGCTGGCGGGCACCGGGCGCAGCGTGACCGCGACCATCACCCGCGAACAGGACGGCAGCCCGGACGAGGCGATGGTGACGCTGGTCTGGCAGGGCGCACCCCTGCCCATGGACATGCTGGACGACTGGCTGAAGATCGCGCCCGATCCCGACATGCCCGACCTGACCGGCGCCGACATTCTGGACGCCCACGCCACCGGCATGTGGTCGGATGCCGACCCCGATGATGCCGCGCGCGCCCGGCTGGTGCTGCCGCTGCGGATCTCGGCCGTGGCGCGGGCGGCGCGGGCCTCGGTCACTTACGATTTCGCGCTGTCGGGGCATGGGGCGGCGGATCTGCGGCCGCTCTCGACGCTGAATTGCGTGGTCTTCGACACCGAAACCACCGGGCTGTCGCTGTCCGACCGGATCGTGCAGATCGCGGGGCTGCGCATCGCCGGCGGCAAGCTGACCGGCGAGCGGTTCGAGACGCTGGTCAATCCCGGCCGCGCCATCCCGCCCTCGTCCACCCGCATCCACGGCGTCACCGACGAGATGGTGCGCGACGCCCCCGACATGGCGACCGCCCTGCGCCAGTTCCACGGCTTTGCCGAGGATGCCGTGCTGATCGCCCATAACGCGCCCTTCGACATGGGCCTGCTGCGCGCGGCCGAGCCGGAAAGCGGGCTGCATTTCCCCAACCGGGTGATGGATACGGTGCTGCTGTCGGCGATGATCTGGGGGCAGGGCGCGGTCCACAGCCTTGACGCGCTGTGCGAACGCTTGGGGATCGAGCTGCCGCCCGATCTGCGCCACACCGCCATGGGCGACGCCGCCGCGACGGCCGAGGCCTATCTGCGGATGCTGCCGGCGCTGAAGGCCAAGGGCATCACCCGGTTCGAGGATGTGCTGACCCAGGCCCAGAAATACCGCCGCCTGCTGAGCGACGCGAACCTCGCCGCCGCCCATGGGAACTAG
- a CDS encoding ABC transporter ATP-binding protein: protein MDTAQRDAISITGLRKTYRAAGNAPPKEALKGIDLQIRAGSIYGLLGPNGAGKSTTINILAGLVNKTAGKVMIWGFDQDVNPRNSRAAIGVMPQELNIDPFLSPRASLEIQAGLYGVPAHDRWTDDLLALVGLTDQAESYTRHLSGGMKRRLLLAKALVHRPQVLVLDEPTAGVDIGLRDMLWANVRRLNEQGMTIILTTHYLEEAEAMCDRIAIIDEGLVLIEDTTAALLARADRKTLIIDTDETAMPALPDGVTAEWRAPHQLAMAYRPSQMQPDRIIDALREARMPIRDLTIEQPRLEDVFVDLTRR from the coding sequence ATGGACACAGCACAGCGCGACGCGATCAGCATCACCGGCCTGCGAAAGACCTATCGCGCCGCCGGCAATGCCCCCCCGAAAGAGGCGCTGAAGGGCATCGACCTGCAGATCCGCGCCGGCTCTATCTATGGGCTGCTCGGGCCGAACGGGGCGGGAAAGTCGACCACGATCAACATTCTGGCTGGGCTGGTCAACAAGACCGCCGGCAAGGTGATGATCTGGGGCTTCGATCAGGACGTGAACCCGCGCAACTCGCGGGCCGCCATCGGGGTGATGCCGCAAGAGCTGAACATCGACCCCTTCCTGTCGCCGCGCGCCAGTCTCGAGATCCAGGCGGGGCTGTATGGCGTGCCCGCCCACGACCGCTGGACGGACGACCTGCTGGCGCTGGTGGGGCTGACCGATCAGGCGGAAAGCTATACCCGCCATCTGTCCGGCGGGATGAAGCGGCGGCTGCTGCTGGCCAAGGCGCTGGTCCATCGCCCGCAGGTGCTGGTTCTGGACGAGCCGACCGCCGGCGTCGATATCGGGCTGCGCGACATGCTGTGGGCCAATGTCCGGCGGCTGAACGAACAGGGCATGACCATCATCCTGACCACGCATTATCTGGAAGAGGCCGAGGCGATGTGCGACCGCATCGCCATCATCGACGAGGGGCTGGTGCTGATCGAGGACACCACCGCAGCCCTGCTGGCCCGCGCCGACCGCAAGACGCTGATCATCGACACCGACGAGACCGCGATGCCCGCTTTGCCCGATGGCGTCACCGCCGAATGGCGCGCGCCGCATCAGCTTGCGATGGCCTATCGCCCCTCGCAGATGCAGCCCGACCGGATCATCGACGCACTGCGCGAGGCGCGGATGCCGATCCGCGACCTGACCATCGAACAGCCCCGGCTGGAGGATGTGTTCGTCGATCTGACCCGACGCTGA
- a CDS encoding zinc-finger domain-containing protein has protein sequence MPPPETEIVTTWKVACQGDEFRGLGHPRVWMVISPLTGFVDCGYCDKRFIVDRDNVHDDH, from the coding sequence CTGCCTCCGCCCGAGACAGAGATCGTGACGACGTGGAAGGTCGCCTGTCAGGGCGACGAATTCCGCGGTCTGGGGCATCCGCGGGTGTGGATGGTCATCTCGCCCCTCACCGGCTTTGTCGATTGCGGCTATTGCGACAAGCGCTTCATCGTCGACCGCGACAATGTGCATGACGATCACTAA
- a CDS encoding DUF5928 domain-containing protein — MARIAFILLAHKDPKSVIAQAKRMGAGGDCVAIHYDASAPQAEYDQIQQALKDDPAVALASRRHRCGWGEWSLVAATLEAVRAAVRAFPAATHFYMLSGDCRPVKSAEYAHAFLDAEDVDYIESFDYFASDWIKTGMKEDRLIYRFWFNERSQPRRFYALYDFQRRFGLTRRIPADLEMMIGSQWWCLRRDTIEKLLEFCDSRPDVMRFFRTTWIPDETFFQTLVRHLVPRSQIRSRTLTFLIFTDYGMPVVFCNDHHDMLLRQDYLFARKISPEARELKERLDALWMARDQHFSISDEGKSLFRFQTGRGRVGRRFAPRFWEADGSVGRHRNLLIVVAKKWHIAKRLTQAIREQTDIPAVDYLFNEMDAKLPDLGGVENTVAKRERHRRALIRLLMDEFGDERMVICIDPSALDLIRDFVSDKNQTRILFIDSRFDDDYLRGHALRVGLADSSTPENVLRRLLPALRGDLLHEAERLRDMEFDDYFEIAQTAAPDRIGTVLGRFLDVEPARARAIATAADLFAD; from the coding sequence ATGGCCAGGATCGCCTTTATCCTTCTTGCGCACAAGGACCCGAAAAGCGTGATCGCTCAGGCCAAGCGCATGGGGGCGGGCGGCGATTGCGTGGCGATCCATTACGATGCCAGCGCGCCGCAGGCGGAATACGACCAGATCCAGCAGGCGCTGAAGGACGACCCCGCCGTCGCGCTGGCCAGCCGGCGGCACCGCTGCGGCTGGGGCGAATGGTCGCTGGTCGCCGCCACGCTGGAGGCCGTGCGCGCCGCCGTCCGCGCCTTTCCGGCCGCCACGCATTTCTACATGCTGTCGGGCGATTGCCGGCCGGTGAAATCGGCGGAATACGCGCATGCGTTTCTGGATGCCGAGGATGTCGATTACATCGAAAGTTTCGACTATTTCGCCTCGGACTGGATCAAGACCGGGATGAAAGAGGACCGGCTGATCTATCGTTTCTGGTTCAACGAACGCAGCCAGCCCCGGCGATTCTATGCGCTTTACGATTTTCAGCGCCGCTTCGGGCTGACGCGCCGGATTCCCGCCGATCTGGAAATGATGATCGGCAGCCAGTGGTGGTGCCTGCGCCGCGACACGATCGAAAAGCTGCTGGAATTCTGCGACAGCCGCCCCGACGTCATGCGCTTTTTCCGCACCACATGGATCCCCGACGAGACGTTTTTTCAGACCCTCGTCCGCCACCTTGTCCCGCGCAGCCAGATCCGGTCGCGCACGCTGACCTTCCTGATCTTCACCGATTACGGGATGCCGGTCGTTTTCTGCAACGATCACCACGACATGCTGCTGCGTCAGGATTACCTGTTCGCCCGCAAGATCAGCCCCGAGGCCCGCGAGCTGAAGGAGCGGCTGGACGCGCTGTGGATGGCGCGCGATCAGCATTTCTCGATCTCGGACGAGGGCAAGTCCCTGTTCCGCTTCCAGACCGGGCGCGGGCGGGTCGGGCGGCGGTTCGCGCCGCGCTTCTGGGAGGCCGATGGTTCGGTCGGGCGGCACCGCAACCTGCTGATCGTGGTGGCGAAGAAATGGCACATCGCCAAGCGCCTGACGCAGGCGATCCGCGAACAGACCGACATTCCGGCGGTCGATTACCTGTTCAACGAGATGGACGCCAAGCTGCCCGATCTGGGCGGGGTGGAAAACACCGTGGCCAAGCGCGAGCGGCACCGGCGGGCGCTGATCCGCCTGCTGATGGACGAGTTCGGCGACGAGCGTATGGTGATCTGCATCGACCCCTCGGCGCTCGACCTGATCCGCGACTTCGTCAGCGACAAGAACCAGACCCGCATCCTGTTCATCGATTCGCGGTTCGACGATGACTACCTGCGCGGCCATGCGCTGCGGGTCGGGCTGGCCGATTCCTCGACGCCGGAAAACGTGCTGCGCCGCCTGTTGCCCGCGCTGCGCGGCGATCTGCTGCACGAGGCCGAGCGTTTGCGCGACATGGAGTTCGATGATTACTTCGAGATCGCCCAGACCGCCGCCCCCGACCGGATCGGCACCGTGCTCGGCCGGTTTCTGGACGTCGAACCCGCCCGCGCCCGCGCCATTGCGACCGCCGCCGATCTTTTTGCAGACTGA